One part of the Malus sylvestris chromosome 2, drMalSylv7.2, whole genome shotgun sequence genome encodes these proteins:
- the LOC126591256 gene encoding probable pectinesterase 48 isoform X2, with protein sequence MVYAYTNMTKVVSPAGWNNDNHPECNNNVACEEYKRMGPGSRTYNERNLSKELTNKQVKFFISLGYIQEEEELRLKYLQFVQEDAHAAVCFTNFYC encoded by the exons ATGGTGTATGCCTACACCAACATGACCAAGGTGGTTAGCCCTGCCGGCTGGAACAACGATAACCACCCTGAATGTAACAA CAATGTGGCCTGTGAAGAGTACAAGCGCATGGGTCCAGGTTCAAGAACATATAATGAGAGAAATTTGAGCAAAGAACTGACTAACAAACAAGTCAAGTTTTTCATTAGCCTTGGATATATTCAGG AGGAGGAGGAACTGAGGCTAAAGTACCTCCAATTTGTTCAAGAGGACGCTCATGCCGCAGTTTGCTTCACAAACTTTTACTGTTAG
- the LOC126591256 gene encoding probable pectinesterase 48 isoform X1 produces the protein MFRKQAVTHLGRAWRGRPHMVYAYTNMTKVVSPAGWNNDNHPECNNNVACEEYKRMGPGSRTYNERNLSKELTNKQVKFFISLGYIQEEEELRLKYLQFVQEDAHAAVCFTNFYC, from the exons ATGTTTCGCAAACAG GCAGTGACACATTTGGGCAGGGCTTGGAGAGGCAGACCCCATATGGTGTATGCCTACACCAACATGACCAAGGTGGTTAGCCCTGCCGGCTGGAACAACGATAACCACCCTGAATGTAACAA CAATGTGGCCTGTGAAGAGTACAAGCGCATGGGTCCAGGTTCAAGAACATATAATGAGAGAAATTTGAGCAAAGAACTGACTAACAAACAAGTCAAGTTTTTCATTAGCCTTGGATATATTCAGG AGGAGGAGGAACTGAGGCTAAAGTACCTCCAATTTGTTCAAGAGGACGCTCATGCCGCAGTTTGCTTCACAAACTTTTACTGTTAG